In Capsicum annuum cultivar UCD-10X-F1 chromosome 11, UCD10Xv1.1, whole genome shotgun sequence, one genomic interval encodes:
- the LOC107871025 gene encoding uncharacterized protein LOC107871025: protein MKNGCEILCPLMISLYHLYYFQRQMTTKTQRSGTLAHGCNLDISWCAHILLSFDIRNLTFNQEAPQVGDTWHDLALENQRH from the exons ATGAAGAATGGATGCGAGATACTCTGCCCGCTGATG ATCTCCCTTTACCACCTGTACTACTTCCAAAGACAGATGACAACGAAGACTCAA AGATCAGGAACACTTGCACATGGATGTAATTTAGATATTTCCTGGTGTGCTCACATTCTATTGAGTTTTGATATCAGGAATCTTACATTCA ATCAAGAGGCTCCACAAGTTGGAGATACATGGCACGACCTTGCATTGGAAAATCAACGACATTAA